In Spiroplasma chinense, the DNA window TTATTTCATTTTTGGTGTAGAAGGTTTATTTACAATGATGAAAATACACTCATTCAATGTGGTTGTATTTGCAGTATTGTGATCATACCTATTACCTTTAATAGGAATATTGTTAGGGTCATTATTAATGGTTTCAATATGTTTAATTATTGTCGAAAGAATTAAACGTGAATATAAATATAAAATTATGAAAGCTTGTGGAAAATATGGAATGTATTCTTCATTTGGTCTTCTAATAGTATTTTCAATAGCAACAATAGTAGTAATCTCATTACTTGAAAAAGAATTTAGAGTTTCAAATGATTTAAATGGAGTTTTGAATTTAATTAATGTAGGTACAGTTCATAATGGTATGACATATTTAGTGACTGCAAAATACTTATCAACTTCAACTTATGGAAGTTTGATGGTTAATGGAATTGCAAGTTCTGGATTGGATATTGCAAAAAACTTTAATGTCGCTTTGCTTACAACAACCTTATCTTTATTAATGGTTGTACTACCAATTTTATTTATAATTGTAGTTACAACTACAAGTATTTGAATATCTACATTTATTAGTAATAGAGGAAATGGATTATCTAAATTTGCAAGATGATTGGGAAATATCAGAATTGACTCAAGAAGAGAGTTTTATGGAGCAGTATTTAAAAACAAATGATTTATTATTGCTACAACTATGTTGTTAATTTCTGCAATTTTCCCAGGAATTGTTCATGGTTATGAAAGACCAGGTCAAATATTTTTAACAGTATCTACAATTATAATTGTGCCTTTATGTTTTTTACCAACTTTAATATCATGATTGATGATAATAAACGTTAAAAGGTTT includes these proteins:
- the scm1 gene encoding motility-associated protein Scm1; the protein is MKHKIVWILTSVVGVIFTTLLITALCLAPTVNVDNELENLVKFNAGLANFTQQVNSNISNRFDFAYFIFGVEGLFTMMKIHSFNVVVFAVLWSYLLPLIGILLGSLLMVSICLIIVERIKREYKYKIMKACGKYGMYSSFGLLIVFSIATIVVISLLEKEFRVSNDLNGVLNLINVGTVHNGMTYLVTAKYLSTSTYGSLMVNGIASSGLDIAKNFNVALLTTTLSLLMVVLPILFIIVVTTTSIWISTFISNRGNGLSKFARWLGNIRIDSRREFYGAVFKNKWFIIATTMLLISAIFPGIVHGYERPGQIFLTVSTIIIVPLCFLPTLISWLMIINVKRFNYNKVMFLQILILAIAVFVIQINVWVLFREEMQMPISVMTALPFVTLTVTSVALFGFIKWQH